A stretch of Triticum aestivum cultivar Chinese Spring chromosome 1D, IWGSC CS RefSeq v2.1, whole genome shotgun sequence DNA encodes these proteins:
- the LOC123182673 gene encoding pseudo histidine-containing phosphotransfer protein 5: protein MEYANLRRQAASLKRSLFDQGYLDEQFCQVEDLQDEASPNFAEEVVSLFFKDSARLVTNIEQAMEKYPKDFNRWDAHMQQLRGSCFSIGASKMNNECTSFRNSCGEENAEGCRRTFQKVKREHAILRQKLESYFQLLRQAGPARTATRPGSM, encoded by the exons ATGGAGTATGCTAATTTACGACGCCAAGCAGCATCCTTGAAAAGGAGCCTCTTTGATCAG GGGTATTTGGATGAGCAATTTTGCCAGGTTGAGGACTTGCAGGATGAAGCAAGCCCCAATTTTGCAGAAGAAGTGGTCTCCTTGTTCTTCAAGGACTCAGCGAGGCTAGTGACAAACATTGAGCAAGCTAT GGAGAAGTATCCCAAAGATTTCAATAGATGGGATGCACACATGCAGCAGCTTAGAGGCAGCTGTTTTAG CATCGGCGCTTCTAAGATGAACAATGAGTGCACATCTTTCAGGAACAGCTGTGGAGAAGAAAATGCTGAagg TTGCAGGAGAACTTTCCAGAAAGTGAAGAGGGAGCATGCTATTCTGAGGCAGAAGCTGGAGTCCTACTTCCAG CTGCTGCGACAAGCCGGTCCTGCCAGGACCGCGACCAGGCCTGGAAGCATGTAA
- the LOC123182671 gene encoding protein cereblon, protein MEAEWVWDGTDPQDAAEMEEFERVTRAAGLLDENPGGQERFEREWEQMEDEIYRQVLAIGSFARLDNDGDGRREFGRQTALHTYLGDVDDIPGRKATLLDAGSILTLPMLFLHGVVLFPGATLPLKLIEARFVAAVEKALRRDDAPDTIGVVLMHGRPNHRNYANASVGTTAEIRQLGRSDDGSINVKARGQQRFRLIRYWSDVDGVVWGEVQIIEEDPPLRTPRGAFAQLAASRSCRLHTSSPVMSLDVSPMKQQGHMDSGLDCDTPSASDSSSQSSNSTKPSGQSGENTNMDEEDYICSTPSSSRTDTKHQHQYNAANYSKKPLQASLAFWPQWAYEMYDPYSLACRAADLWRLIIKTPSIDELVKKPDLLSFYIGNQLPVSETVRQKLLEINGVLYRLRREIQLLKACDLIKCGYCKSEIAKHSDVVVMSSDGPLGTYVNNHGYVHATITVNNAMGLALEGDPTEEHSWFPGYAWTIASCASCGSNIGWLFSTTKRHLHPKSFWGIRSSQIADVVDVEQQQEEE, encoded by the exons ATGGAGGCGGAGTGGGTCTGGGACGGGACGGACCCGCAGGACGCCGCGGAGATGGAGGAGTTCGAAAGGGTGACGCGCGCCGCCGGGCTGCTCGACGAGAACCCGGGCGGCCAGGAGAGGTTCGAGAGGGAGTGGGAGCAGATGGAGGATGAGATCTACCGCCAGGTGCTCGCCATCGGCTCCTTCGCGAG GTTGGATAATGATGGGGATGGACGTAGGGAATTCGGCCGTCAAACTGCACTGCACACCTATCTTGGCG ACGTTGATGATATACCGGGCAGAAAAGCTACTCTCTTAGATGCTGGTTCCATCCTCACCTTGCCAATGCTCTTTCTTCATG GTGTCGTCCTGTTTCCTGGAGCTACCTTGCCTCTGAAACTAATTGAGGCTAGGTTTGTGGCAGCTGTCGAGAAGGCTTTAAGGCGTGATGATGCTCCGGACACAATAGGCGTG GTTCTCATGCACGGACGGCCAAATCATCGAAATTATGCTAATGCTTCAGTTGGAACCACAGCAGAG ATACGGCAACTTGGACGGTCGGATGATGGTTCAATAAATGTTAAAGCACGTGGTCAGCAACGATTTCGTCTGATCCGTTACTGGTCGGATGTTGATGGGGTG GTGTGGGGTGAGGTTCAAATCATTGAGGAAGATCCTCCACTGAGAACTCCAAGAGGTGCATTTGCACAGCTAGCTGCATCTAGGAGCTGCCGGCTGCATACTTCTTCACCAGTTATGAGCTTGGATGTGTCACCAATGAAACAACAGGGCCATATGGATTCAGGCCTAGATTGTGATACTCCTTCTGCAAGTGATTCAAGCTCACAGTCTAGCAATTCAACGAAGCCTTCTGGTCAGTCAGGCGAGAATACCAACATGGATGAGGAGGATTATATTTGCTCGACACCCTCGAGCTCAAGAACAGATACAAAGCACCAGCACCAGTACAATGCTGCTAATTACTCGAAGAAGCCTCTTCAGGCATCATTGGCCTTTTGGCCTCAATGGGCTTATGAAATGTATGACCCATATTCACTTGCCTGTAGAGCTGCTG ATTTGTGGAGACTGATAATCAAAACGCCAAGCATTGATGAGCTTGTAAAAAAACCAGATCTTTTGTCATTTTACATCGGAAACCAACTTCCAGTATCGGAAACTGTGAGACAAAAATTGCTGGAGATTAATGGGGTTTTGTATCGCCTACGAAGGGAGATCCAGCTTCTAAAGGCCTGTGATCTCATAAAATGTGGATACTGCAAG TCCGAAATAGCAAAACACAGCGATGTGGTGGTGATGTCTAGCGATGGGCCTCTTGGTACTTACGTTAACAATCATGGGTACGTGCATGCAACGATTACTGTGAACAATGCAATGGGGCTTGCTCTCGAGGGGGATCCCACAGAAGAACACAGCTGGTTTCCAGG ATACGCCTGGACTATCGCGTCGTGCGCGTCCTGCGGTTCCAACATAGGCTGGCTGTTCAGTACCACCAAGAGGCACCTCCACCCGAAATCCTTCTGGGGGATCCGCAGCTCCCAGATTGCGGATGTTGTAGATGTAGAACAACAACAGGAGGAAGAATGA
- the LOC123182672 gene encoding probable pectinesterase 53 — MAVSSSSSRARARLLACVAVAALLLVAPGDVDAGQHGRGRGSAAHRHTKGLRPGKAAGAAARPYPANATAGEAIERRFTRWVRFMGGLDHSVFQRALNRALLPTTRTIVVDRTPGAGDFTTIQAAVDSLPLINLMRVVIKVNAGTYTEKVSISPLRAFVTVEGAGADRTVVQWGDTAGTAGPWGRPFGTFASATFAVNSQFFVAKNITFKNTAPVPRPGALGKQGVALRISADNAAFVGCNFLGAQDTLYDHLGRHYYKDCYIEGSVDFIFGNALSLYEGCHVHAISPHTGALTAQNRRSMLDDTGFSFLNCRVTGSGALYLGRAWGTFSRVVFAYTYMDNIIIPRGWYNWGDPTREMTVFYGQYKCSGPGANHAGRVDWSRELTDEEAKPFISLSFIDGLEWLKL; from the exons ATggcggtgtcgtcgtcgtcgtcgcgggcGCGGGCGAGGTTGCTGGCGTGCGTGGCCGTGGCGGCGCTGCTGCTGGTCGCGCCGGGCGACGTGGACGCCGGGCAGCACGGGCGCGGGCGCGGGAGCGCGGCGCACAGGCACACCAAGGGACTGCGGCCGGGGAAGGCTGCGGGTGCGGCGGCGAGGCCGTACCCGGCGAACGCGACGGCGGGGGAGGCGATCGAGCGGCGATTCACGCGGTGGGTGCGGTTCATGGGCGGCCTGGACCACAGCGTGTTCCAGCGCGCGCTCAACCGCGCGCTGCTCCCGACGACGCGCACGATCGTCGTGGACAGGACGCCCGGGGCCGGCGACTTCACCACCATCCAGGCCGccgtcgactcgctcccgctcatCAACCTGATGCGCGTCGTCATCAAGGTCAATGCCGGCACCTACAC GGAGAAGGTGAGCATCTCGCCGTTGCGCGCGTTCGTGACGGTGGAGGGCGCGGGGGCTGACCGGACGGTGGTGCAGTGGGGCGACACGGCGGGCACGGCCGGGCCCTGGGGCCGCCCCTTCGGCACATTCGCCTCCGCTACCTTCGCCGTCAACTCGCAGTTCTTCGTCGCCAAGAACATCACCTTCAAG AACACCGCGCCGGTGCCCCGGCCGGGGGCGCTGGGGAAGCAGGGGGTGGCGCTGCGCATATCGGCGGACAACGCGGCGTTCGTGGGGTGCAACTTCCTGGGCGCGCAGGACACGCTGTATGACCACCTGGGCCGCCACTACTACAAGGACTGCTACATCGAGGGCTCCGTCGACTTCATCTTCGGCAACGCCCTCTCCCTCTACGAG GGTTGCCACGTGCACGCGATCTCGCCGCACACCGGCGCGCTGACGGCGCAGAACCGGCGGAGCATGCTGGACGACACGGGGTTCTCCTTCCTCAACTGCCGGGTGACGGGGTCGGGGGCGCTCTACCTGGGCCGCGCCTGGGGCACCTTCTCCCGCGTCGTCTTCGCCTACACCTACATGGACAACATCATCATCCCGCGCGGCTGGTACAACTGGGGCGACCCAACGCGAGAGAt GACGGTGTTCTACGGGCAGTACAAGTGCTCCGGGCCGGGGGCCAACCACGCCGGCCGGGTGGACTGGTCCCGGGAGCTCACCGACGAGGAGGCCAAGCCATTCATCTCCCTCAGCTTCATAGACGGCCTCGAGTGGCTCAAGTTGTAG
- the LOC123182674 gene encoding protein IQ-domain 26, whose amino-acid sequence MGRAMRWLKKLLTGGGGKKEGAKDQSAAAPPVERRRWSFAKARSSVADASRRPSVTAVVAGELSQSQARPCGCGQARETEAAVLMQKAFRGYLARKALRALKSLVKLQALVRGYLVRKQAATTLHRLQALMRLQASSQALKNLSSRRSIQQERKTSVPVAHRRRLSEGGAGDDRSPRIVEMDTCQLRCRSSRIAGRYAAADPQAPPISSPLAYFCKPPSRLQVRELEPRQPKTTQNTPRLPAIVPGGSPAKARPSCGGGGGRESSSPRYMADTASSVARGRCQSAPRQRHGSNNPALARGGSRKAAPQPQSQDSLSFKSSEACSRVEDYSEMSDEVTRDYYLDQLW is encoded by the exons ATGGGGCGCGCCATGCGGTGGCTCAAGAAGCTgctcaccggcggcggcggcaagaagGAAGGGGCCAAGGACCagagcgccgccgcgccgccggtcgagaggaggagatggagcttCGCCAAGGCCAGGAGCAGCGTCGCCGACGCCAGCCGCAGGCCTTCCGTCaccgccgtggtcgccggcgagctCTCTCAGTCTCAGGCGAGGCCGTGCGGGTGCGGCCAGGCGCGCGAGACGGAGGCCGCCGTCTTGATGCAGAAGGCGTTCAGAGGGTACCTG GCCAGGAAGGCTCTCCGCGCCCTCAAGTCGCTGGTGAAGCTGCAGGCCCTGGTGCGCGGCTACCTGGTGCGGAAGCAGGCGGCCACGACGCTGCACCGGCTGCAGGCGCTCATGAGGCTGCAGGCCTCCTCGCAGGCCCTCAAGAACCTCTCCTCCCGGAGGTCCATCCAGCAG GAGCGGAAGACGTCGGTGCCGGTGGCGCACCGCCGGAGGCTGTCGGAGGGCGGCGCCGGGGACGACCGCAGCCCCCGGATCGTGGAGATGGACACGTGCCAGCTGCGGTGCCGGTCGTCGCGGATCGCGGGCCGGTACGCGGCCGCCGACCCGCAGGCGCCGCCGatctcctcgccgctcgcctactTCTGCAAGCCGCCGTCGCGGCTGCAGGTGCGGGAGCTGGAGCCGCGGCAGCCCAAGACGACGCAGAACACGCCCCGCCTCCCGGCCATCGTGCCCGGCGGATCGCCGGCGAAAGCCCGGCCCTcgtgcggcggcgggggcgggcgggAGTCGAGCAGCCCGCGGTACATGGCGGACACGGCCTCGTCCGTGGCGAGGGGCCGGTGCCAGAGCGCGCCGAGGCAGCGGCACGGCAGCAACAACCCCGCCTTGGCGCGCGGCGGGTCGAGGAAGGCGGCGCCGCAGCCGCAGTCGCAGGACAGCTTGAGCTTCAAGAGCTCGGAGGCGTGCAGCCGCGTGGAGGACTACTCCGAGATGAGCGACGAGGTGACCAGGGACTACTACCTCGACCAGCTCTGGTGA